The following coding sequences lie in one Flavobacterium sediminis genomic window:
- a CDS encoding TonB-dependent receptor plug domain-containing protein: MRDSNYCLKQASKRKRYFFFLFLLSSFSALMAQNIKVSGVVSDKQGVTLPGVNVVLKGTQKGEITDFDGNFQLDVPSDGVLTFSYIGFKTKEVPVNSQSTINVTLEENVSSLEEIVVIGYGAQKKEDVNGAISSIKTEDITALKQTTVDQMMQGKAAGVTIQNNSGQPGSAVSVRVRGVTSISGTNEPLYIIDGVPVSGDATGKSMSGRPIAANDFSAGGDSGNSAVSPLSFLNPNDIESIDILKDASATAIYGSRGLTGL, from the coding sequence ATGAGGGATTCAAATTATTGCTTAAAGCAGGCAAGTAAAAGAAAAAGGTATTTTTTCTTTCTTTTTCTTTTATCGTCTTTTTCTGCTTTAATGGCTCAAAACATTAAGGTTTCGGGCGTCGTATCCGATAAACAAGGAGTGACTCTTCCGGGAGTTAATGTTGTTTTGAAAGGTACGCAAAAAGGGGAGATTACAGATTTCGACGGAAATTTCCAATTGGATGTCCCGTCAGATGGTGTTTTAACCTTTTCCTACATTGGTTTTAAAACAAAAGAGGTACCGGTAAATTCTCAATCAACGATTAATGTGACTCTTGAAGAAAATGTATCCAGTTTAGAAGAGATCGTAGTTATTGGTTATGGTGCTCAAAAGAAGGAAGATGTTAACGGTGCTATATCTTCAATTAAAACGGAAGATATTACGGCTTTAAAACAAACGACTGTGGATCAGATGATGCAGGGGAAAGCTGCCGGTGTTACAATTCAAAACAATTCAGGGCAGCCAGGTAGTGCAGTTTCAGTTCGTGTTCGTGGTGTGACTTCTATCTCTGGAACAAACGAGCCGCTTTATATTATTGATGGTGTTCCGGTTTCCGGTGATGCAACTGGAAAATCCATGTCAGGCCGTCCTATAGCTGCTAATGATTTTTCAGCGGGAGGAGATTCGGGAAACAGTGCGGTAAGTCCGTTGTCATTTCTAAATCCTAACGATATTGAATCGATTGATATTTTAAAAGATGCTTCAGCGACAGCTATTTATGGTTCAAGGGGGCTAACGGGGTTGTGA